In a single window of the Micromonospora sp. WMMD1155 genome:
- a CDS encoding alpha/beta hydrolase, translated as MRRATLWPDHLLPDDRVPPPWPGREVRLDGLVTYVRDTPATAAGAEPALYVHGLGGSSQNWTDLAGLLADRLDGQAIDLPGFGRSEPGPRYTIPAFADLVVRWIEHSDRGPVHLFGNSLGGAVAVQVAGLRPDLVRTLTLISPALPFLDFRRSLQGRMLPVLAIPRGERLVARRLTQLPPEVMAQQVLEACVADLSRICDQRRAEALEEIRIRYEADHYAAAYVRTFRGLVSSFLRSYLPGPGSLWRLAEAVRAPTLVVGGRQDRLVDVRVAPQTARVIRDSRLMMLDGVGHVAQLEVPRLVARAVVGLLAETGDSAGRSDLAG; from the coding sequence ATGAGACGTGCCACCCTCTGGCCGGACCACCTGCTCCCCGACGACCGTGTTCCGCCGCCGTGGCCGGGCCGGGAGGTCCGCCTCGACGGCCTGGTCACGTACGTACGGGACACGCCGGCCACGGCGGCCGGCGCGGAGCCGGCGCTGTACGTGCACGGGCTCGGCGGGTCGTCGCAGAACTGGACGGACCTGGCCGGGTTGCTGGCCGACCGGCTGGACGGGCAGGCCATCGACCTGCCCGGCTTCGGTCGCAGCGAGCCGGGGCCCCGCTACACGATCCCGGCGTTCGCGGACCTCGTCGTCCGCTGGATCGAGCACTCCGACCGGGGTCCGGTGCACCTGTTCGGCAACTCGCTGGGCGGGGCGGTCGCGGTCCAGGTGGCCGGGCTCCGGCCGGATCTGGTCCGTACGCTCACCCTGATCTCCCCGGCTCTGCCGTTTCTGGATTTCCGTCGTTCGTTGCAGGGGCGGATGCTGCCGGTGCTCGCCATTCCGCGTGGCGAACGGTTGGTCGCCCGGCGGCTCACCCAGCTCCCTCCCGAGGTGATGGCCCAGCAGGTGTTGGAGGCGTGCGTCGCCGATCTCAGCCGGATCTGCGACCAGCGCCGGGCCGAGGCGCTGGAGGAGATCCGAATCCGCTACGAGGCGGACCACTACGCGGCCGCGTACGTCCGGACGTTCCGTGGTCTGGTCTCCAGCTTCCTGCGGTCGTACCTGCCGGGGCCGGGGTCGCTGTGGCGGCTCGCGGAGGCGGTACGCGCACCGACGTTGGTGGTGGGCGGTCGACAGGATCGTCTGGTCGACGTGCGGGTCGCGCCGCAGACCGCGCGGGTCATCCGCGACAGCCGGTTGATGATGCTCGACGGCGTCGGGCATGTGGCGCAGTTGGAGGTGCCCCGGCTGGTGGCCAGGGCGGTGGTCGGCCTGCTCGCCGAAACGGGGGACTCCGCCGGGCGGTCCGATCTGGCAGGCTGA
- a CDS encoding DUF3152 domain-containing protein, with amino-acid sequence MPSSARLPVRRQRRFALFAQLVAVVLAVGAAVAVIAEGPGGHPGAERLAADEISTVPPLVAAPLPPSVSPSPSAVVPSSPAPPVLRMPGAVPSAGTGDFGYDARSGPVLGRAGELRRYRVAVESGSDEDAADFAVAVQTALAGPGSWVDSGRLRLQQVPGGAPRDFTVYLATARTAGRMCADGGVDIRVGGRPYTSCRAPGQVIINLDRWRLSVPHFVSAGVPLEVYRTYVVNHEVGHQLGHRHERCPGAGRPAPVMMQQTLFLNGCRANPWPYVDGRRYTGPAL; translated from the coding sequence ATGCCCAGCTCAGCCCGCCTCCCGGTCCGTCGTCAGCGACGCTTCGCGCTCTTCGCCCAGTTGGTCGCGGTGGTGCTGGCGGTGGGCGCGGCGGTGGCCGTGATCGCGGAGGGGCCGGGTGGGCACCCCGGCGCCGAACGGTTGGCCGCCGACGAGATCTCCACGGTGCCGCCGCTGGTGGCCGCGCCGCTGCCGCCGTCGGTGAGCCCGTCGCCCTCCGCGGTGGTCCCGTCCAGCCCGGCGCCCCCGGTGCTGCGGATGCCCGGTGCGGTTCCGAGCGCCGGCACCGGCGATTTCGGGTACGACGCCCGCTCCGGCCCGGTGTTGGGGCGAGCGGGTGAGCTGCGGCGTTACCGGGTCGCGGTGGAGTCCGGCAGCGACGAGGACGCCGCCGACTTCGCGGTGGCGGTCCAGACGGCGCTCGCCGGGCCGGGCAGTTGGGTGGACAGCGGCCGACTGCGGCTGCAACAGGTGCCGGGGGGTGCGCCGCGCGACTTCACCGTCTACCTGGCGACCGCCCGCACGGCGGGTCGGATGTGCGCGGACGGGGGAGTGGACATCCGGGTCGGGGGTCGGCCCTACACGTCCTGTCGCGCGCCCGGTCAGGTGATCATCAATCTGGATCGGTGGCGGCTGTCCGTGCCGCACTTCGTCTCCGCCGGGGTGCCGTTGGAGGTCTACCGGACGTACGTGGTCAACCACGAGGTGGGTCACCAACTCGGGCACCGGCACGAGCGTTGCCCGGGTGCGGGCCGGCCGGCGCCGGTGATGATGCAGCAGACGCTCTTCCTGAACGGGTGCCGGGCCAACCCGTGGCCGTACGTCGACGGGCGCCGGTACACCGGCCCGGCCCTCTGA
- a CDS encoding DUF3152 domain-containing protein, whose amino-acid sequence MHRRRRRTLLLGLLVLTAAIGVPLAGGDGEPAAVTPAVTTQGGTGRGGGAAHPAPTGYPSVGAGRFAAADGETPVHGTDGPLRRYRVVVERGTGQDAQAFATRVDEVLADPRSWIGSGELRVQRVADAGAADFTIYLATPVTSERMCAEGGLTTEQYTSCRLPGQVIINLARWMEAVPDYGASLDTYRTYVINHEVGHEFGEQHEACPEPGEPAPVMQQQTYGLEGCVANAWPYLDGRRYAGDIVP is encoded by the coding sequence ATGCATCGGCGACGTCGCCGTACCCTGCTGCTCGGCCTGCTCGTGCTCACCGCCGCCATCGGTGTGCCGCTGGCCGGGGGCGACGGCGAGCCGGCAGCGGTCACTCCCGCCGTCACCACCCAGGGCGGTACGGGTCGCGGCGGCGGTGCGGCGCATCCGGCGCCGACCGGCTACCCGTCGGTCGGGGCGGGACGCTTCGCGGCGGCCGACGGCGAGACGCCCGTGCACGGCACGGACGGGCCGCTGCGGCGGTACCGGGTCGTCGTCGAACGCGGCACCGGCCAGGACGCCCAGGCGTTCGCCACCCGAGTGGACGAGGTGCTGGCCGACCCACGGAGCTGGATCGGCTCGGGCGAGCTGCGGGTGCAGCGGGTCGCCGACGCCGGGGCCGCCGACTTCACCATCTACCTGGCCACGCCTGTCACCTCCGAGCGGATGTGCGCCGAGGGTGGGCTGACCACGGAGCAGTACACCTCCTGCCGCCTGCCCGGTCAGGTCATCATCAACCTGGCCCGCTGGATGGAGGCGGTCCCCGACTACGGTGCCTCGCTGGACACCTACCGGACGTACGTGATCAACCACGAGGTCGGTCACGAGTTCGGCGAGCAACACGAGGCCTGTCCCGAGCCGGGCGAGCCCGCCCCCGTCATGCAGCAGCAGACGTACGGCCTGGAGGGGTGCGTCGCCAACGCCTGGCCCTACCTCGACGGCCGACGCTACGCCGGTGACATCGTCCCCTGA
- a CDS encoding prenyltransferase/squalene oxidase repeat-containing protein gives MADSLRRHRVCAGSVSAVVDLEAAIGFVVAHGDAVERARLSWLRNGTPVPAELLETAEVGQSPDGGWPATWGGPIASIDATCFRLAELDDLGALGRPAARRALDWLASRQQADGGWEEDASLADSAPEWARPGDPEAGFLVSANAGFWLTVAGLDARASGPLDHRVGGAYAGVVQAAAHSLAARLRPDGSWPSFLAAGWLSAAVLHRQEMFQESARIQVVLAERMPKMSPGNVAWLAATLRRAGVDPQDWIMVRALRRLAETQRSDGGWESDDGHQFDVHATLAAIRAARPATAGSAA, from the coding sequence CTGGCCGATTCTCTGAGGCGGCATCGCGTCTGCGCAGGTAGCGTCTCCGCCGTGGTCGACTTGGAAGCCGCGATCGGGTTCGTCGTGGCGCATGGGGATGCGGTGGAACGTGCCCGCCTCTCCTGGCTGCGCAACGGCACCCCCGTGCCCGCCGAGTTGCTGGAGACGGCCGAGGTCGGCCAGTCACCGGATGGCGGTTGGCCGGCCACCTGGGGCGGCCCGATCGCCTCGATCGACGCCACCTGTTTCCGGCTCGCCGAACTGGACGACCTGGGCGCGCTCGGCCGTCCCGCAGCCCGACGGGCGCTGGACTGGCTGGCGTCCCGGCAGCAGGCCGACGGCGGTTGGGAAGAGGACGCGTCGTTGGCCGACTCGGCGCCGGAGTGGGCCCGGCCGGGCGATCCGGAGGCCGGGTTCCTCGTGTCCGCCAACGCCGGTTTCTGGCTCACTGTGGCCGGCCTGGATGCCCGAGCCTCGGGCCCGCTGGACCACCGGGTCGGTGGGGCGTACGCCGGGGTGGTGCAGGCGGCGGCCCACTCGCTCGCCGCGCGGCTGCGCCCGGACGGCAGTTGGCCGTCGTTCCTCGCCGCAGGCTGGCTGAGCGCGGCAGTACTGCACCGGCAGGAGATGTTCCAGGAGTCGGCGCGGATCCAGGTGGTGCTCGCCGAACGGATGCCGAAGATGTCCCCGGGCAACGTGGCGTGGTTGGCGGCCACGCTGCGCCGGGCCGGCGTCGACCCGCAGGACTGGATCATGGTGCGGGCGCTGCGCCGGCTGGCCGAGACACAGCGCAGCGACGGCGGTTGGGAGAGCGACGACGGCCACCAGTTCGACGTACACGCCACACTGGCCGCGATCCGAGCCGCCCGGCCCGCGACGGCCGGATCCGCCGCGTAA
- a CDS encoding glutamate-5-semialdehyde dehydrogenase produces MTVVEQARRARDAAADLATATRTVKDAALVAMADALVARTPEILTANEADLAAGREAGLSAAVLDRLALDAGRVADIADALRQMAALPDPVGEVVRGSTLPNGLELRQIRVPFGVVGIIYEARPNVTVDAAGICLKSGNAALLRGSSSAAHSNAALVAVLRDAVAGAGLPADAVQLLDAGSRDSVKELMRARGLVDVLIPRGGASLIRTVVEESTVPVIETGVGNCHVYVDAAADVAKAVAVTLNAKTQRLSTCNTAESLLVHADVADAFLPPMLAALAEAGVAVHGSPEVAAYSAAVVPATEEDFATEYLSADISVAVVDSLDAAVAHIRRFGTGHTEAILTDSTGAAREFVARVDAAAVMVNASTRFTDGGEFGFGAEIGISTQKLHARGPMGLPELTSTKYVVTGDGHLR; encoded by the coding sequence ATGACCGTCGTCGAGCAGGCACGTCGGGCGCGGGACGCCGCTGCCGACCTGGCCACTGCCACCCGTACCGTGAAGGACGCCGCGCTGGTGGCGATGGCCGACGCGCTGGTGGCGCGTACCCCGGAGATCCTCACCGCCAACGAGGCGGACCTGGCGGCCGGGCGCGAGGCCGGGCTGAGCGCGGCCGTGCTGGACCGGCTCGCCCTCGACGCGGGCCGGGTGGCCGACATCGCCGACGCGCTGCGCCAGATGGCCGCGCTGCCCGACCCGGTCGGCGAGGTGGTCCGTGGTTCCACCCTGCCCAACGGGTTGGAGCTGCGTCAGATCCGGGTGCCGTTCGGGGTGGTCGGCATCATCTACGAGGCGCGGCCGAACGTGACGGTGGACGCCGCCGGGATCTGCCTCAAGTCCGGCAACGCGGCGCTGCTGCGCGGGTCGTCCTCGGCCGCCCACTCCAACGCCGCACTCGTCGCGGTGCTGCGCGACGCGGTGGCCGGGGCCGGGCTGCCCGCCGACGCGGTGCAGTTGCTCGACGCCGGCTCCCGCGACTCGGTCAAGGAGCTGATGCGCGCCCGAGGGCTCGTCGACGTGCTCATCCCGCGCGGCGGCGCGTCGCTGATCCGCACGGTGGTCGAGGAGTCGACAGTGCCGGTGATCGAGACCGGGGTGGGCAACTGCCACGTCTACGTGGATGCCGCCGCCGACGTGGCGAAGGCCGTCGCGGTGACGCTGAACGCCAAGACGCAACGCCTGTCCACCTGCAACACCGCCGAGTCGCTGCTGGTGCACGCCGACGTCGCCGACGCGTTCCTGCCGCCGATGCTGGCCGCGCTCGCCGAGGCGGGGGTGGCAGTGCACGGCTCCCCCGAGGTGGCCGCGTACTCCGCGGCCGTCGTTCCGGCCACCGAGGAGGACTTCGCCACCGAATACCTGTCCGCCGACATCTCGGTCGCGGTGGTCGACTCACTGGACGCGGCGGTGGCGCACATCCGCCGTTTCGGCACCGGGCACACCGAGGCGATCCTCACCGACTCGACGGGCGCGGCCCGCGAGTTCGTGGCCCGGGTGGACGCGGCGGCGGTGATGGTCAACGCCTCGACCCGGTTCACCGACGGCGGCGAGTTCGGGTTCGGGGCGGAGATCGGCATCTCCACCCAGAAGCTGCACGCCCGGGGCCCGATGGGTCTGCCCGAGCTGACCAGCACCAAGTACGTGGTCACCGGCGACGGGCACCTGCGCTAG
- the proB gene encoding glutamate 5-kinase, whose protein sequence is MGTPPGGAAVTTQNGRVRDAVTTARRVVVKIGSSSLTTATGGLADQRVDALVDILGRLTAEGREVVLVSSGAIAAGLAPLGLPRRPRDLATQQAAASVGQGLLIGRYATSFARHGRTVGQVLLTVDDVTRRAHYRNAYRTLRKLLDLRAVPIVNENDTVATQEIRFGDNDRLAALVAALVHADLLVLLSDVDALWTGDPTNPQSTRIAEVRDDADLAGITIGGAGRSGVGTGGMVTKVEAARIATGFGIPVVLTAADLAGPALAGEPVGTLFHPQRQRPTARLFWLAHATSPRGRLHLDPGAVAAVVGRRKSLLPAGITAVDGTFTAGDPVDLVDTAGASVARGLVNYDAVELPGLLGRSTSELAAALGPAYEREVVHRDDLVLL, encoded by the coding sequence ATGGGAACGCCGCCGGGCGGTGCGGCCGTGACCACGCAGAATGGGCGGGTGCGTGACGCAGTCACGACGGCCCGGCGGGTCGTCGTCAAGATCGGATCCTCCTCGTTGACCACCGCCACCGGCGGTCTGGCCGACCAGCGCGTCGACGCGCTGGTCGACATCCTCGGTCGGCTGACCGCCGAGGGGCGCGAGGTGGTTCTGGTGTCCTCCGGCGCGATCGCCGCCGGCCTCGCCCCGCTCGGGCTGCCCCGACGCCCGCGCGACCTGGCCACCCAGCAGGCCGCCGCCAGCGTCGGGCAGGGCCTCCTGATCGGCCGGTACGCGACCAGCTTCGCCCGGCACGGCCGCACGGTCGGGCAGGTGCTGCTCACCGTAGACGACGTGACCCGGCGGGCGCACTACCGCAACGCGTACCGCACGCTGCGCAAACTGCTCGACCTGCGGGCGGTGCCGATCGTCAACGAGAACGACACGGTGGCCACCCAGGAGATCCGGTTCGGCGACAACGACCGGCTGGCCGCCCTGGTGGCCGCGTTGGTGCACGCCGACCTGCTGGTGCTCCTCTCCGACGTCGACGCGCTCTGGACCGGCGACCCCACCAACCCGCAGTCGACCCGGATCGCCGAGGTCCGCGACGACGCGGATCTCGCCGGGATCACCATCGGCGGTGCCGGCCGCTCCGGCGTCGGCACCGGCGGGATGGTGACGAAGGTCGAGGCGGCCCGGATCGCCACCGGCTTCGGCATCCCGGTGGTGCTCACCGCCGCCGACCTGGCCGGCCCGGCGTTGGCCGGCGAGCCCGTCGGCACGCTCTTCCACCCGCAGCGGCAACGCCCGACGGCCCGACTGTTCTGGTTGGCCCACGCCACGTCGCCCCGAGGGCGGCTGCACCTCGACCCGGGCGCGGTGGCCGCGGTCGTCGGGCGACGCAAGTCGCTGCTACCGGCCGGCATCACCGCCGTGGACGGCACGTTCACCGCGGGCGACCCGGTGGACCTGGTGGACACCGCCGGGGCGTCGGTCGCCCGAGGGCTGGTCAACTACGACGCGGTGGAGTTACCGGGTCTGCTCGGCCGTTCCACGTCCGAACTCGCCGCGGCGCTCGGCCCGGCGTACGAACGAGAGGTCGTCCACCGCGACGACCTCGTGCTGCTGTGA
- a CDS encoding MGMT family protein → MTPDEYVEAVLDLVERIPEGRVMSYGAVADALAERSGRTSARLVGSIMARHGGSVPWHRVVTAAGRLPPGHEREARARLRAEGVPLRPAGVDMAAAGWSPDEDR, encoded by the coding sequence GTGACACCTGACGAGTACGTCGAGGCGGTGCTCGACCTGGTCGAGCGGATCCCGGAGGGCCGGGTCATGTCGTACGGGGCGGTCGCCGACGCGCTCGCCGAGCGGTCGGGCCGCACCTCGGCGCGACTGGTGGGCAGCATCATGGCCCGCCACGGCGGCTCGGTGCCCTGGCATCGGGTGGTGACGGCGGCGGGGCGGCTGCCTCCGGGCCACGAGCGGGAGGCGCGGGCCCGGCTGCGCGCCGAGGGGGTGCCGCTCCGGCCGGCCGGGGTGGACATGGCGGCGGCCGGTTGGTCGCCGGACGAGGATCGGTGA
- a CDS encoding SigE family RNA polymerase sigma factor: protein MGARANEPPAARTADPAEVTITFDDFYHAHFGSVTAQLCAYTGDLGQAQDLAQEAFYRALARWDRLVRYDDPVAWVRRVAWNLARSRWRRLRTARNHLLRQRPGEAEVAGPNPDRVAIDAALAQLPANHRRAVILHYLADLSVSQIAVQEGVAEGTVKSWLHRGRTALAGLLDENIEGVRDV from the coding sequence ATGGGAGCCCGCGCCAACGAGCCACCGGCCGCACGAACGGCCGACCCGGCCGAGGTGACGATCACTTTCGACGACTTCTACCACGCGCACTTCGGCAGCGTGACCGCCCAGCTGTGCGCGTACACCGGGGATCTCGGACAGGCGCAGGACCTGGCCCAGGAGGCGTTCTACCGGGCGCTGGCCCGCTGGGACCGCCTGGTCCGCTACGACGACCCGGTGGCCTGGGTCCGCCGGGTCGCCTGGAACCTGGCCCGCAGCCGCTGGCGACGCCTGCGTACCGCCCGCAACCACCTGCTGCGGCAGCGGCCCGGCGAGGCGGAGGTCGCCGGCCCGAACCCCGACCGGGTGGCGATCGACGCGGCGCTGGCGCAACTGCCCGCCAACCACCGCCGGGCCGTCATCCTGCACTACCTGGCCGATCTGTCGGTGAGTCAGATCGCCGTCCAGGAGGGGGTGGCCGAGGGCACCGTGAAGTCCTGGTTGCACCGCGGTCGGACAGCCCTGGCCGGGCTGCTCGACGAGAACATCGAGGGGGTGCGCGATGTCTGA
- a CDS encoding MFS transporter produces MEKPPGTGSSAAGPLPRPVHAGYALGSLATGAFGTVPGLLLLPYLTDTLGVAAGLAALLVLLPKAWDVLVNPVAGRISDRTRSRWGARRPYLLVAGLALAVLFASIFAAPFGNGPAAAAYVAFAFLATATAFAFFQVPYVAMPAELTDDYAERTRLMTWRIAVLALAILVSGAVAPLVVSAGGDGVAGHRWMGLFVAALIALGALGAFLGTRSAPTGTVGGSEPTLRAQLAVATANRPFRALLICFVVQSAGVATILAGVNYFAGQILRDDESGPTLLFVCFVGPALLVMPIWSRVGARLGKRTALVVASLILAAGALALVAASVLPTVAVYLVVALIGVGYAGQQVFALAMLPDCIAYDTARTGRRQAGVFTGLWTAGETLGLALGPGIYGLVLQLSGYVSSDTGTAATQSDGARLGVLLGFTVIPALLIAPPILLLRRYTLTPAVLADVTRDDRVDHGVVVGTKAVDCHEKGTMTP; encoded by the coding sequence ATGGAAAAGCCGCCGGGCACCGGCTCGTCAGCCGCCGGTCCGCTGCCTCGCCCGGTGCACGCCGGCTACGCGCTCGGCTCGCTGGCGACCGGTGCGTTCGGCACCGTGCCCGGCCTGCTGCTGCTGCCGTACCTGACCGACACGCTGGGCGTCGCCGCCGGACTGGCCGCCCTGCTGGTGCTGCTGCCGAAGGCCTGGGACGTACTGGTCAACCCGGTCGCCGGGCGGATCTCCGACCGCACCCGGTCACGCTGGGGGGCTCGCCGCCCGTACCTGCTCGTCGCCGGTCTCGCGCTCGCCGTGCTCTTCGCGTCGATCTTCGCCGCGCCGTTCGGCAACGGCCCGGCAGCCGCGGCGTACGTGGCGTTCGCCTTCCTCGCCACCGCCACCGCTTTCGCCTTCTTCCAGGTGCCGTACGTGGCGATGCCGGCCGAGTTGACCGACGACTACGCCGAACGCACCAGGCTGATGACCTGGCGGATCGCGGTTCTCGCGTTGGCCATCCTGGTCTCCGGTGCGGTCGCCCCGCTGGTGGTGAGCGCCGGTGGTGACGGTGTGGCCGGGCACCGGTGGATGGGGCTGTTCGTGGCGGCGCTGATCGCCCTCGGCGCCCTCGGGGCGTTCCTGGGCACCCGGTCCGCTCCGACCGGCACGGTGGGCGGGAGCGAGCCGACCCTGCGCGCCCAACTCGCCGTGGCCACCGCCAACCGTCCGTTCCGGGCGCTGCTGATCTGTTTCGTCGTGCAGTCCGCCGGGGTGGCGACGATCCTGGCCGGGGTCAACTACTTCGCCGGGCAGATCCTGCGCGACGACGAGAGCGGGCCGACCCTGCTCTTCGTCTGCTTCGTCGGGCCGGCGCTGCTGGTCATGCCGATCTGGTCCCGGGTCGGTGCCCGGCTGGGCAAGCGGACCGCGCTGGTCGTCGCCTCGCTGATCCTCGCCGCCGGGGCGCTCGCCCTGGTCGCCGCGTCGGTGCTGCCGACTGTCGCCGTCTACCTGGTGGTCGCGCTGATCGGCGTCGGGTACGCCGGGCAGCAGGTCTTCGCGCTGGCGATGCTGCCGGACTGCATCGCGTACGACACCGCGCGCACCGGTCGGCGACAGGCGGGTGTGTTCACCGGCCTGTGGACGGCGGGGGAGACCCTCGGTCTGGCGCTGGGTCCGGGCATCTACGGACTGGTGCTCCAGCTCTCCGGCTACGTGTCCTCCGACACCGGAACGGCCGCCACGCAGTCCGACGGTGCCCGCCTGGGCGTCCTGCTGGGCTTCACCGTCATCCCGGCCCTGTTGATCGCCCCTCCGATCCTCCTGCTCCGCCGCTACACCCTCACCCCGGCCGTGCTGGCCGACGTGACCCGTGACGACCGCGTCGATCATGGAGTTGTGGTGGGGACGAAAGCCGTTGACTGTCACGAGAAGGGCACCATGACTCCATGA
- a CDS encoding aminotransferase class V-fold PLP-dependent enzyme, with protein sequence MIDESTVEDRAALPVGVAAEVALAEVRQLRAGDRPTHGGQLFAYVYDPAVPGLDELTAAAHRESAHVNGLDPTAFPSLLAMENALVGAAARVLGAGPGTTAPDVVGSVTSGGTESLILAVKTARDAHPEIAEPRIMVPSSAHAAFAKAAHYLRVAMDVVPVSPDTLRPDPAAMAAAIRPETVLVACSAPSYAHGVVDPVAEIAAVAAEAGVRCHVDACFGGWTLPYLRRLGEPVPAFDFAVPGVTSISVDLHKYAYAPKGVSVLLHRDAALRAPQYFAYADWPGYTMINPVIASTRSGGPIAAAYATVRHLGDDGYLRLATVTRDAVAGLADAVRAVDGLRLMVEPESTVVCFTATDDGPDLFVLVDELTARGWHTQPQLSYAGLPASVHLTVTASVAPRVAEFGPDLADAVAAARAAGPVALPPELTALATSLTPDALTPELVAGLAAGLGLGGGGASTPDRLAVVNTLLDAAPPALRERLLVEFVGLLQRPTW encoded by the coding sequence ATGATCGACGAGAGCACTGTCGAGGACCGGGCCGCGTTGCCTGTCGGGGTCGCGGCGGAGGTCGCGTTGGCCGAGGTGCGGCAGTTGCGCGCCGGGGACCGGCCCACGCACGGCGGGCAGCTGTTCGCGTACGTCTACGACCCGGCGGTGCCGGGCCTGGACGAGTTGACCGCCGCCGCGCACCGAGAGAGCGCGCACGTCAACGGGCTCGACCCGACCGCGTTCCCGTCCCTGCTGGCGATGGAGAACGCCTTGGTGGGCGCCGCCGCCAGGGTCCTCGGAGCCGGCCCGGGCACAACCGCCCCGGACGTCGTCGGCAGTGTCACCAGCGGCGGCACCGAGTCGCTGATCCTCGCGGTCAAGACGGCGAGGGACGCGCACCCGGAGATCGCCGAGCCCCGGATCATGGTGCCGTCGAGTGCCCACGCCGCGTTCGCCAAGGCGGCGCACTACCTGCGGGTGGCGATGGACGTCGTGCCGGTCTCCCCGGACACGTTGCGTCCCGACCCGGCCGCGATGGCCGCCGCGATCCGCCCGGAGACGGTGCTCGTCGCCTGCTCCGCGCCGTCGTACGCGCACGGGGTGGTGGACCCGGTCGCGGAGATCGCGGCGGTGGCCGCCGAGGCCGGGGTGCGCTGTCATGTGGACGCCTGCTTCGGCGGCTGGACCCTGCCGTACCTGCGTCGCCTCGGTGAGCCGGTGCCGGCGTTCGACTTCGCGGTCCCCGGGGTCACCTCCATCTCGGTGGACCTGCACAAGTACGCGTACGCGCCGAAGGGTGTGTCGGTGCTGCTGCACCGCGACGCCGCGCTACGAGCGCCGCAGTACTTCGCGTACGCGGACTGGCCCGGCTACACGATGATCAACCCGGTGATCGCGTCCACCCGTTCGGGCGGGCCGATCGCCGCCGCGTACGCCACCGTGCGGCACCTGGGCGACGACGGTTACCTGCGACTCGCCACCGTCACCCGGGACGCGGTCGCCGGTCTGGCCGACGCGGTCCGCGCCGTCGACGGACTGCGGCTGATGGTCGAGCCGGAGTCCACAGTGGTCTGCTTCACCGCCACCGATGACGGCCCCGACCTGTTCGTCCTGGTCGACGAGCTGACCGCACGCGGGTGGCACACCCAGCCCCAACTGTCGTACGCGGGGCTGCCGGCGAGTGTGCACCTCACGGTGACCGCCTCGGTCGCGCCCCGGGTCGCCGAGTTCGGGCCGGACCTGGCCGACGCGGTGGCCGCCGCCCGGGCGGCCGGTCCGGTCGCCCTACCGCCGGAGCTGACGGCGCTGGCGACGTCACTGACCCCGGACGCGCTCACGCCCGAACTCGTCGCCGGGCTCGCCGCCGGTCTCGGACTCGGTGGCGGGGGCGCGTCGACGCCGGACCGTCTGGCGGTGGTGAACACGCTGCTCGACGCCGCCCCACCGGCGTTGCGCGAACGCCTGCTGGTCGAGTTCGTCGGCCTGCTGCAACGTCCCACCTGGTGA
- a CDS encoding SigE family RNA polymerase sigma factor produces the protein MGGRPPDPLGDSTPAVTELVFDDFYHAHFRSLVVQLTAYTGDRGQAQDLVQEAFCRAFARWDRLARYEDPLAWVRKVAWNLGHTRWRRLRTAQSWLSRQRETHVAGPSPDRVALDVALAKLPPKQRRAVVLHYLADLSVAEIAAEERVAEGTVKSWLHRGRTALATHLRDTNEEVRDV, from the coding sequence GTGGGCGGACGACCGCCGGACCCGCTGGGCGACTCCACCCCGGCCGTCACCGAACTGGTCTTCGACGACTTCTACCACGCTCACTTCCGGTCACTGGTGGTGCAGCTCACCGCGTACACGGGTGACCGTGGGCAGGCGCAGGACCTGGTCCAGGAGGCGTTCTGCCGGGCGTTCGCCCGCTGGGACCGGCTCGCCCGGTACGAGGACCCGCTGGCCTGGGTACGCAAGGTCGCCTGGAACCTCGGCCACACCCGCTGGCGGCGGCTGCGGACCGCCCAGTCGTGGCTGTCGCGGCAGCGGGAGACCCACGTCGCCGGGCCGAGCCCCGACCGGGTCGCCCTCGACGTCGCGCTGGCGAAGTTGCCGCCGAAACAGCGACGGGCGGTCGTCCTGCACTACCTCGCCGATCTGTCGGTCGCCGAGATCGCCGCTGAGGAGCGGGTCGCCGAGGGCACCGTCAAGTCGTGGCTGCATCGGGGCCGCACCGCCCTCGCCACGCATCTGCGGGACACCAACGAGGAGGTGCGGGATGTCTGA